In Sporocytophaga myxococcoides DSM 11118, the following are encoded in one genomic region:
- the uvrB gene encoding excinuclease ABC subunit UvrB — translation MFFYNLNKGAQLFNITSHYKPTGDQPKAISKLVDGVNKGEPAQTLLGVTGSGKTFTIANVIQEVQKPTLILSHNKTLAAQLYGEFKHFFPDNLVEYFISYYDYYQPEAYIASSNLYIEKDLSINEEIEKLRLAATSALMSGRRDIIVVASVSCIYGIGNPEEFGKNIVTVVQGEKVSRNKLLYSFVEILYNRTTAEFKRGTFRVTGDTVDVFPAYADFAYRIIFWGDEIEAIQRIDPYSGKKLNDEKFFNLYPANLFVTGKDALKQAITEIQDDLVKQVKLFEFEQRHLEAKRIQERTEFDMEMMREIGYCSGIENYSRYFDRRNPGDRPFCLLDYFPSDFLMVIDESHVTVPQIRAMWGGDRSRKVNLVDYGFRLPSALDNRPLTFNEFETMAAQTIYVSATPADYELRKCDGVVIEQIIRPTGLLDPLIDVRPSGNQIDDLLDEIHERVKANDRVLVTTLTKRMAEELTKFLSKVNVKCRYIHSEVKTLDRVEILRELRLGVFDVLVGVNLLREGLDLPEVSLVAIMDADKEGFLRNQRSLIQTIGRAARNENGKVIMYADKITDSMRLSIEETNRRRAIQMEYNKQHNITPKTVLKSREEILGQTKVADSRKETRTYYVQEEHKDLAADPVLQYLSKPELEKMIQRTQKEMEKAAKEMDFMEAARLRDELFELKKLAEKNDSGSVQQQEKKSSETGKKAKKSK, via the coding sequence TATTCAGGAAGTGCAGAAGCCAACGCTGATTCTAAGCCACAATAAAACACTGGCTGCTCAGCTTTATGGCGAATTCAAGCATTTCTTTCCTGATAATCTGGTTGAATATTTCATCAGCTACTACGATTACTACCAGCCCGAAGCCTATATCGCTTCTTCCAATTTATATATAGAGAAAGACCTCTCCATTAACGAAGAGATTGAAAAGCTCAGACTTGCTGCCACTTCAGCACTTATGAGCGGACGAAGAGATATTATTGTAGTCGCATCCGTCTCTTGTATATATGGTATTGGAAATCCTGAAGAGTTTGGAAAGAATATAGTAACAGTAGTACAAGGAGAAAAAGTCTCCAGAAATAAGCTCCTCTACTCTTTTGTAGAAATTCTTTATAACAGAACTACTGCAGAATTCAAACGTGGTACTTTCCGTGTTACAGGAGACACCGTTGATGTCTTTCCGGCTTATGCTGACTTTGCTTACAGAATTATTTTCTGGGGAGACGAGATTGAAGCCATTCAGAGAATTGATCCATATTCAGGAAAAAAGCTGAATGATGAAAAGTTTTTTAACCTGTACCCTGCAAATCTTTTTGTAACTGGTAAAGATGCCCTGAAACAAGCTATAACTGAAATTCAGGATGATCTGGTGAAACAAGTGAAGTTATTCGAATTCGAGCAACGTCACCTTGAAGCCAAAAGGATACAGGAACGTACCGAGTTTGATATGGAGATGATGAGGGAAATTGGCTACTGTTCCGGTATAGAAAACTACTCCAGATATTTTGACAGGAGAAATCCGGGCGACAGACCATTCTGTCTGCTGGATTATTTCCCTTCTGACTTTCTGATGGTTATAGACGAAAGCCATGTAACAGTTCCTCAGATAAGAGCTATGTGGGGAGGAGACCGTTCCAGAAAGGTAAACCTTGTCGATTATGGATTCCGTCTGCCTTCTGCGCTTGATAACAGGCCACTTACCTTCAATGAATTTGAAACCATGGCAGCGCAAACCATCTATGTCAGCGCAACACCTGCTGACTATGAATTGAGAAAGTGTGATGGTGTAGTAATAGAACAGATCATCAGACCGACAGGGTTGCTTGACCCACTGATAGATGTAAGACCTAGCGGAAATCAGATAGATGATCTTTTGGATGAAATACACGAACGCGTAAAGGCGAATGACAGAGTGCTTGTAACCACCCTAACCAAAAGGATGGCGGAAGAGCTGACTAAATTCCTTTCAAAGGTTAACGTCAAATGCCGCTATATACATTCTGAAGTAAAAACACTTGACAGGGTTGAGATATTGAGAGAATTGCGTCTTGGTGTTTTCGATGTGCTTGTTGGTGTCAACCTTCTTAGGGAAGGTCTGGATTTACCAGAGGTTTCCCTGGTCGCCATAATGGATGCAGACAAAGAAGGTTTCCTCAGAAATCAAAGATCACTGATTCAAACTATTGGTAGGGCTGCGCGAAATGAAAATGGTAAAGTGATTATGTATGCAGATAAAATCACTGATTCAATGCGCCTTTCTATTGAAGAAACAAACCGACGTCGGGCAATTCAAATGGAGTATAATAAACAACATAATATTACTCCTAAAACAGTATTGAAAAGCCGCGAGGAAATTCTTGGCCAAACCAAAGTTGCAGATTCCCGAAAAGAGACCAGAACATACTATGTTCAGGAAGAACATAAAGATCTTGCCGCAGATCCGGTATTGCAATATCTGAGCAAACCTGAGCTGGAAAAGATGATTCAGAGAACACAGAAGGAAATGGAAAAAGCAGCAAAAGAAATGGACTTCATGGAAGCTGCCCGTTTGCGTGATGAATTATTTGAGTTAAAAAAGCTTGCAGAAAAGAATGATTCTGGAAGTGTACAACAGCAAGAGAAGAAAAGTAGCGAAACCGGAAAAAAAGCCAAAAAATCAAAATAG
- the der gene encoding ribosome biogenesis GTPase Der, whose amino-acid sequence MANIIAIVGRPNVGKSTLFNRLVGTRTAIMDDVSGVTRDRHYGYGEWIGKFFTVVDTGGYVSNTDDLFEEAIKEQVDVALEEATVVLFVVDTFAGLHPLDEEFAHKLRRAKKPVFLVANKADTHDRANLSGEFYALGIGDVVYPISSQNGSGTGELLDDVVKHFSNDGIENPDEGIPRISIIGRPNVGKSSFLNVLLGRQRSIVTDIAGTTRDAVDAKYTAFNKEFIITDTAGLRKKAKVKEDIEFYSVLRSIRALEASDVCIIIIDSKNGLETQDLNIIGLANRNRKGIVLLVNKWDLIEKDTNTAKKFEDQIRSELAGMDFIPIIFVSVLNKQRIHKAIETAIDVYESRNKKVSTSALNEALLPEIERYPPPALKGKHIKIKYITQLPTHSPTFAFFCNLPQYIKAPYAKFLENKLREHFGFEGVPVNIVFRKK is encoded by the coding sequence ATGGCTAATATTATAGCAATTGTTGGAAGACCTAACGTGGGAAAATCCACACTATTTAACCGTCTCGTAGGTACCAGGACTGCGATCATGGATGACGTAAGTGGCGTTACAAGAGACAGACATTACGGGTATGGAGAATGGATCGGGAAGTTTTTTACTGTAGTAGATACAGGTGGATATGTATCAAATACTGATGATCTTTTTGAAGAAGCAATAAAGGAGCAAGTTGATGTAGCATTGGAAGAAGCTACAGTAGTGTTGTTTGTTGTTGATACATTTGCTGGTCTTCACCCGCTTGATGAAGAATTTGCGCATAAGTTAAGAAGAGCTAAAAAGCCGGTTTTCCTTGTTGCCAATAAAGCAGACACACATGACAGAGCAAATCTTTCAGGAGAATTCTATGCACTTGGCATTGGTGACGTTGTATATCCTATCAGTTCTCAGAACGGATCAGGTACTGGTGAATTACTGGATGATGTTGTGAAGCATTTTTCAAATGACGGTATTGAAAATCCTGACGAAGGTATACCAAGAATTTCCATTATTGGAAGGCCAAATGTCGGCAAATCTTCTTTTCTTAACGTATTGCTTGGAAGACAAAGAAGTATTGTAACCGATATTGCAGGAACGACCAGAGATGCTGTTGATGCTAAGTATACCGCATTCAATAAGGAATTTATTATTACGGATACTGCAGGTCTGCGTAAAAAGGCAAAGGTAAAGGAAGATATTGAGTTTTATTCAGTCTTAAGATCTATCAGAGCTCTAGAGGCTTCTGACGTCTGTATCATCATCATTGATTCCAAGAATGGACTGGAAACTCAGGATCTAAATATAATCGGACTTGCCAATAGAAACAGGAAAGGAATAGTACTCCTGGTCAACAAATGGGATTTGATTGAGAAAGATACCAATACGGCTAAGAAATTCGAAGATCAGATCAGGTCAGAACTGGCGGGTATGGACTTTATTCCAATTATTTTTGTGTCTGTTTTAAATAAACAGAGGATTCATAAGGCAATAGAAACAGCAATTGACGTTTATGAAAGTAGAAACAAGAAGGTTTCAACCTCTGCTTTGAATGAGGCTTTATTACCTGAAATTGAAAGATATCCCCCTCCTGCTTTGAAGGGTAAGCATATCAAGATCAAATACATAACGCAGTTGCCGACACATTCTCCTACGTTTGCGTTTTTCTGCAATCTGCCTCAGTATATAAAAGCACCGTACGCAAAGTTTCTTGAAAATAAACTAAGAGAACACTTTGGATTTGAAGGTGTCCCTGTTAATATCGTATTCAGAAAAAAATAA
- the era gene encoding GTPase Era, translating into MSEIKSHKAGFVSIVGKPNVGKSTLMNALIGERLSIITSKAQTTRHRIMGILNGEDFQIVYSDTPGILNPQYELHKAMMGFVTGSLQDADVVLFVTDIYEKEEEVFEITEKIKKMDAPIIVIVNKVDQIKSQDELKEKLNYWSTVFPAKEVLPVSALEKFNLELLFNTILEHMPVHPPYYGKDELTDRPERFFAAEILREKILLNYKKEVPYSCEVIISEFKEKDDLISIRADILVERDSQKGILIGHKGAALKKTGTQARQEMEKFFAKKVFLEQHVKVEPEWRTKADKLKRFGYLQ; encoded by the coding sequence ATGTCTGAAATTAAATCTCATAAAGCCGGTTTTGTAAGTATTGTTGGTAAGCCCAATGTAGGTAAATCGACATTAATGAATGCGCTTATTGGCGAGCGTTTGTCAATTATTACTTCTAAAGCACAAACAACTCGCCATAGAATTATGGGAATTCTGAACGGGGAAGATTTTCAGATCGTTTATTCGGATACTCCAGGAATACTAAATCCGCAATATGAACTTCATAAAGCGATGATGGGCTTTGTGACAGGTTCATTGCAGGATGCGGATGTAGTTTTATTTGTTACCGATATTTACGAAAAGGAAGAGGAAGTTTTTGAGATCACTGAAAAGATCAAAAAGATGGATGCTCCGATTATCGTAATTGTAAATAAAGTAGATCAGATAAAAAGTCAAGATGAGCTTAAGGAAAAGCTTAATTACTGGTCTACAGTATTTCCTGCAAAAGAGGTCTTGCCTGTTTCTGCACTAGAGAAATTTAACCTTGAACTGCTTTTTAACACAATTCTTGAACATATGCCTGTTCATCCACCCTATTATGGCAAAGATGAGCTGACAGACAGGCCAGAGCGTTTCTTTGCAGCAGAAATTCTGAGAGAGAAGATTCTGCTCAACTACAAAAAGGAAGTACCCTATAGTTGCGAGGTAATTATTTCAGAGTTTAAAGAAAAGGATGATCTTATCTCTATAAGAGCCGATATTCTTGTCGAAAGAGACAGTCAAAAAGGTATTTTAATTGGCCATAAAGGTGCGGCTTTGAAAAAAACAGGTACCCAGGCCAGACAAGAAATGGAAAAGTTTTTTGCAAAGAAAGTTTTTCTTGAGCAGCATGTAAAAGTAGAGCCGGAGTGGAGAACCAAAGCCGATAAGTTAAAACGGTTTGGTTATCTGCAGTAA